The following are encoded together in the Glycine soja cultivar W05 chromosome 5, ASM419377v2, whole genome shotgun sequence genome:
- the LOC114411095 gene encoding putative receptor protein kinase ZmPK1 — protein MRLFLANCMHEILLISLVVLEVDHKEYVRKPENRFVSAYGHVFSVQLHKEYVRKPENRFVRFFLWLATAVGALEVVCFLIIWVFLIKTRQKSGADQQGYHQAEMWFRKYSYSELKEVTKGFNQEISRGAEGIVYKGILSDQRHVAIKRLYEAKQGEEEFLAEVSSIGRLNHMNLIEMWGYCAEGKHRLLVYEYMENGSLAQNLSSNTLDWSKRYNIALGTARVLAYLHEECLEWILHCDIKPQNILLDANYQPKVADFGLSKLLNRNNLNNNLRFSVIRGTRGYMAPEWVYNTPITSKVDVYCYEIVLLEMITGKNPTTGVHSNAGEESYNGRLVTWVREKRGDASWLEHIIDPAIKTNFDECKMDLLARVALDCVEVNKDRRPTMSQVVEMLQSHDCLRC, from the exons ATTATTCCTTGCAAACTGCATGCATGAGatacttttaatttctttggtTGTTTTGGAG GTGGATCACAAAGAGTATGTTAGAAAGCCAGAAAATCGTTTTGTGAGTGCATATGGTCATGTTTTTTCTGTGCAGCTTCACAAAGAGTATGTTAGAAAGCCAGAAAATCGTTTTGTGAGATTTTTTCTGTGGCTTGCTACTGCAGTTGGAGCTTTAGAAGTGGTTTGCTTTTTGATAATTTGGGTTTTTTTGATTAAGACGCGTCAAAAGTCTGGTGCAGATCAACAAGGCTACCATCAAGCAGAAATGTGGTTCAGAAAATATAGTTATTCTGAATTGAAGGAGGTGACTAAAGGGTTCAACCAAGAGATTTCAAGGGGTGCAGAAGGGATTGTGTACAAAGGCATTTTATCAGATCAAAGACATGTAGCAATTAAGAGACTCTATGAAGCCAAACAAGGAGAAGAGGAATTCCTTGCTGAAGTGAGCAGCATTGGAAGGCTCAATCACATGAACTTGATTGAAATGTGGGGATATTGTGCTGAGGGAAAGCATAGGTTGTTGGTGTATGAGTATATGGAGAATGGTTCTTTGGCACAAAATCTCTCATCCAACACACTTGATTGGAGTAAGAGATATAACATTGCTCTTGGAACGGCACGAGTTTTAGCATATCTGCATGAAGAATGCTTGGAGTGGATACTGCACTGTGATATAAAGCCTCAAAACATACTTCTTGATGCTAATTATCAGCCCAAGGTAGCAGATTTTGGGTTGTCCAAGCTACTAAACAGAAATAACCTCAACAACAATTTAAGGTTTTCAGTGATCAGAGGAACTCGAGGATATATGGCACCGGAGTGGGTATACAACACACCAATCACCTCCAAAGTAGATGTTTACTGCTATGAAATTGTTCTATTGGAGATGATAACTGGGAAAAACCCAACAACTGGTGTCCATAGCAATGCTGGAGAAGAATCATATAATGGAAGGCTGGTAACATGGGTTAGAGAGAAAAGGGGTGACGCATCTTGGCTAGAGCACATCATTGATCCTGCCATTAAAACAAATTTCGATGAATGTAAGATGGACCTCTTGGCTAGAGTGGCTTTGGATTGTGTTGAGGTAAATAAGGATCGGAGACCCACCATGAGCCAAGTAGTAGAAATGCTTCAAAGCCATGATTGTTTAAGGTGTTGA